The Lacrimispora xylanolytica genome has a segment encoding these proteins:
- a CDS encoding ribose-phosphate pyrophosphokinase: MLYEEKIIETIPVGPLGLIPLKSCKDLGNKVNDYLVGWRKERESEHKSTIAFSGYQRDTYLIGASTPRFGTGEAKGTLQESVRGDDLYFMVDVCNYSLTYSLCGMTNHMSPDDHFQDLKRVIAASAGKARRINVIMPFLYESRQHKRSSRESLDCALALQELVNMGVENIITFDAHDPRVQNAIPLKGFETVQPIYQFIKHLLKNEKELEIDSDHMMVISPDEGGMGRAVYFANVLGLDMGMFYKRRDYTQIVNGRNPIVAHEFLGSSVEGKDVIIVDDMISSGESMLDVAKELKRRKARKVFVCATFGLFTNGLAKFDEYYENGFIDRILTTNLVYQTPDLLSRPYYIDVDMSKYIALIIDNLNHDASLSDLLNPTTRINRVVERYRAGDR, from the coding sequence ATGCTTTACGAAGAGAAAATTATAGAGACCATTCCGGTTGGTCCTCTTGGCCTGATTCCGTTAAAGAGCTGTAAGGATCTGGGCAACAAGGTAAATGATTACCTGGTGGGCTGGAGAAAGGAACGTGAGAGCGAGCACAAATCTACCATTGCTTTTTCTGGATATCAGAGAGATACCTATCTGATCGGAGCCAGTACTCCCAGATTTGGTACAGGAGAAGCGAAAGGAACACTCCAGGAATCCGTTCGTGGAGATGACCTTTATTTCATGGTTGATGTCTGCAATTACAGCCTTACTTATTCCTTATGCGGTATGACCAATCACATGTCCCCGGATGACCATTTCCAGGACTTAAAGCGTGTCATTGCTGCATCCGCAGGAAAAGCCCGCAGAATTAATGTAATTATGCCGTTCTTATATGAAAGCAGACAGCATAAGAGGTCCAGCAGAGAATCCTTAGACTGCGCCCTGGCTCTTCAGGAGCTTGTAAATATGGGAGTGGAGAACATCATTACCTTCGATGCCCATGACCCAAGAGTCCAGAATGCCATTCCATTAAAGGGCTTTGAAACGGTTCAGCCTATTTATCAGTTCATTAAGCATCTGCTTAAGAACGAGAAGGAGCTGGAAATCGACAGCGACCACATGATGGTCATCAGCCCGGATGAAGGCGGTATGGGACGTGCTGTTTACTTTGCCAACGTATTAGGTCTTGATATGGGTATGTTCTACAAACGCCGTGATTATACTCAGATTGTCAACGGACGTAACCCCATTGTTGCCCATGAATTCCTTGGAAGCAGTGTGGAGGGCAAGGATGTAATCATTGTAGACGATATGATTTCCTCCGGGGAAAGCATGCTTGACGTAGCAAAAGAATTAAAAAGAAGAAAAGCAAGAAAGGTATTTGTCTGCGCGACCTTTGGCCTCTTCACCAATGGACTTGCAAAGTTTGATGAATACTATGAAAATGGTTTTATTGACCGGATTCTTACTACCAACCTGGTATACCAGACACCGGATCTTCTTTCCAGACCGTATTACATTGATGTAGATATGAGCAAATACATTGCCCTGATTATAGATAATTTAAACCATGATGCATCCTTAAGTGATCTTTTAAATCCAACAACCAGAATTAACCGTGTGGTGGAGCGCTACCGCGCAGGTGATCGGTAA
- a CDS encoding ATP-binding protein has protein sequence MALSNSQYDAIMRAYGQQQFKNRHEQEERIANVYERIPVIRELDQSISTRAVACARRLLEGDKEALKELRSEIADLREQKTVLLRSAGFSSDYMEMQYRCKDCKDTGYAEGVKCHCFRQSEMKYLYAQSNIEQIVAIENFQTFSTDYFDDTRVIPQLNRTVRQYMAQVAETCKSFVHTFSKERGNLLFTGPTGVGKTFLTNCIAKELIDQYYSVIYLSANDLFEVFSKNRFDYDDEDDMRGMYQYILDCDLLIIDDLGTELNNSFTSSELFYCINERLNSSKSTIISTNHPINELRDRYTERVTSRLISRYTVIPLYGDDIRIKKKAGKVSDR, from the coding sequence ATGGCGCTGAGCAATTCACAGTACGACGCCATCATGAGGGCATACGGGCAGCAGCAGTTTAAGAACCGTCATGAGCAGGAAGAACGGATTGCAAACGTTTATGAGAGGATACCGGTAATCAGGGAGCTTGACCAATCCATTAGTACGAGAGCGGTTGCCTGTGCCAGGAGACTCCTGGAAGGAGATAAAGAAGCCTTAAAGGAGCTTCGCAGCGAGATAGCTGATTTAAGAGAGCAGAAGACAGTGCTGTTACGATCTGCAGGGTTTTCCTCCGACTATATGGAGATGCAGTACCGCTGCAAAGACTGTAAGGACACCGGATATGCCGAAGGGGTGAAATGCCACTGCTTCCGCCAGTCGGAGATGAAGTATCTTTATGCTCAGTCAAACATTGAACAAATTGTGGCAATCGAGAACTTTCAAACCTTTTCCACGGATTATTTTGATGATACCAGAGTCATTCCCCAATTAAACCGGACGGTAAGGCAATATATGGCCCAGGTGGCAGAAACCTGCAAAAGCTTTGTCCATACGTTCTCCAAAGAGCGGGGAAACCTATTATTTACAGGTCCAACAGGTGTGGGAAAAACCTTTCTTACCAACTGCATCGCAAAGGAGCTGATCGATCAGTATTATTCGGTCATCTATTTGTCTGCCAATGATCTGTTTGAGGTGTTTTCCAAAAACCGGTTTGATTATGACGACGAAGATGATATGAGAGGCATGTACCAGTATATTTTAGACTGTGATCTTTTAATCATTGATGATCTGGGAACAGAGCTTAACAACAGCTTTACTTCATCTGAGCTGTTTTACTGCATCAATGAACGGCTTAATTCCTCAAAGTCTACTATTATATCCACCAATCACCCCATCAATGAATTAAGGGACCGATACACAGAACGAGTTACGTCCAGGCTGATCAGCCGTTATACGGTCATTCCTTTGTACGGGGATGATATCCGTATTAAGAAAAAAGCAGGAAAAGTCAGCGACCGATAG
- a CDS encoding DnaD domain protein — MSVNVKSSLRISATVISNDFIDEYMAMANGEYIKEYLFLMRHQGEEVSISMIADALNHTEADVARALAYWKKAGVLTEEIPLKAEPSKAEPSKAVSETACSGAVPEVLTKPQTPAKRTPYSPEKISGLAGDEDFSQLLYIAQKYMNKVFTQRECEVFAYLYDGLHMPSELLEYVVEYCVQGGHSSIRYIETVAISWHEKGIRTVDEAKNSAVSFSKDSYAVMRAFGLNDRNPGSLEREFMDRWFTTYGFTREIVIEACNRTLSATHSPSFPYADKILEGWKKAGVRTMEEIKRLDEQYAERVKSGDIKSGKKQTAQGSATKPRTGQNQFQNFPQREIDYDALILEQLTKQQ; from the coding sequence ATGTCAGTGAATGTAAAGAGCAGTTTAAGGATCAGCGCTACGGTGATATCCAACGATTTCATAGATGAATATATGGCCATGGCCAATGGAGAATACATCAAAGAATATTTGTTTCTCATGCGTCATCAAGGGGAAGAAGTGTCCATATCCATGATCGCGGATGCACTGAACCACACGGAAGCAGATGTGGCGCGGGCTCTGGCTTACTGGAAAAAGGCAGGAGTGCTTACGGAGGAGATTCCCCTTAAGGCAGAACCATCGAAGGCAGAGCCATCTAAGGCGGTCTCTGAGACTGCCTGCTCCGGAGCTGTGCCTGAAGTTTTGACAAAGCCCCAGACACCTGCAAAAAGAACCCCCTATTCCCCTGAGAAGATAAGCGGGCTTGCAGGAGATGAGGATTTTTCTCAGCTTCTTTACATTGCACAAAAGTACATGAACAAGGTATTTACCCAGAGAGAATGCGAAGTATTTGCATATCTTTATGATGGTCTTCATATGCCATCTGAACTCCTGGAATACGTGGTGGAATACTGCGTCCAGGGAGGGCACTCAAGCATTCGATACATAGAGACCGTTGCCATCAGCTGGCATGAGAAGGGAATCAGGACTGTTGATGAGGCAAAGAACAGTGCTGTATCATTTTCCAAGGATTCCTATGCAGTTATGAGGGCCTTTGGATTAAATGACAGAAATCCGGGATCTTTGGAGCGGGAGTTTATGGACCGCTGGTTTACTACCTATGGCTTTACCAGAGAGATCGTGATAGAGGCCTGCAACCGAACCTTATCCGCCACCCATTCCCCCAGCTTCCCCTATGCAGATAAGATTTTAGAGGGCTGGAAAAAGGCTGGAGTCCGTACCATGGAAGAAATCAAACGGCTGGACGAGCAGTACGCAGAACGGGTGAAAAGCGGAGATATAAAGAGCGGAAAGAAGCAGACAGCCCAGGGGTCAGCAACAAAGCCAAGGACCGGACAGAATCAGTTTCAGAACTTTCCTCAAAGAGAGATTGATTACGATGCACTGATTCTGGAGCAGCTGACAAAGCAGCAGTAG
- the murC gene encoding UDP-N-acetylmuramate--L-alanine ligase has product MYQIDFNKPEAIHFIGIGGISMSGLAEILIDEGFTVSGSDAHESDLTRHLEAKGATVAYGQRAENITDEIDVVVYTAAVHPDNPEFMRASEKGIPILTRAELLGQMMKNYENAIAVSGTHGKTTTTSMITEVLLCADTDPTISVGGILNSISGNIRVGGPDLFVTEACEYTNSFLSFYPTTAVILNIEADHLDFFKDLKDIRHSFRLFAEKLPEKGLLVINKDIDHMEDIIEGLPCKVITFGKNEDSRYQAKNIRFDELARATYELYVDGEEVDTVTLGVSGEHNVYNSLSAAAVCHELGISMEMIKKGLKRFTGTNRRFEKKGELSGVTIIDDYAHHPQEIRATLETAKHYPHKKLWVVFQPHTYTRTRAFLDEFAESLSLADEVILADIYAARETDNLGISSRDIADRIEKMGVKVHYIPSFEEIETFILENCIHGDLLITMGAGDIVKVGENLLGV; this is encoded by the coding sequence ATGTATCAGATTGATTTTAATAAACCGGAAGCAATACATTTTATTGGTATCGGCGGCATCAGCATGAGCGGGCTTGCAGAGATACTCATTGATGAAGGCTTTACAGTCTCCGGCTCCGATGCCCATGAGTCAGATCTTACCCGTCACTTAGAGGCAAAAGGAGCAACAGTCGCTTACGGTCAGAGAGCAGAAAACATCACAGATGAGATTGATGTAGTAGTATATACAGCAGCTGTTCACCCGGATAACCCTGAATTTATGAGAGCAAGCGAAAAAGGAATTCCCATTTTGACCAGAGCAGAGCTTCTGGGACAGATGATGAAAAATTATGAGAATGCTATCGCTGTTTCCGGCACCCACGGTAAGACCACCACTACTTCCATGATTACAGAGGTTCTCCTGTGTGCGGATACAGATCCCACTATTTCAGTTGGAGGTATACTAAATTCCATCAGCGGAAATATTCGTGTGGGCGGCCCGGATTTGTTTGTAACAGAAGCGTGCGAATATACCAATAGCTTCTTATCCTTTTACCCTACCACAGCAGTTATATTAAATATAGAAGCAGACCATCTTGATTTTTTTAAGGATTTAAAAGATATACGCCATTCCTTCCGTCTCTTTGCAGAGAAGCTGCCGGAGAAGGGCTTATTAGTGATAAACAAAGATATCGACCACATGGAGGACATCATAGAAGGACTTCCCTGTAAGGTGATCACCTTTGGAAAGAATGAGGACAGTAGATATCAGGCCAAGAATATACGGTTTGATGAACTGGCAAGAGCTACCTACGAGCTTTACGTGGATGGGGAAGAGGTTGATACGGTAACGCTTGGAGTCTCCGGAGAGCATAATGTGTATAACTCTCTGTCCGCCGCAGCGGTATGCCATGAACTTGGTATTTCCATGGAGATGATCAAAAAAGGATTAAAGCGTTTTACAGGAACGAACCGCCGTTTCGAAAAGAAAGGGGAGCTTTCCGGTGTGACCATCATTGATGATTATGCCCACCACCCCCAGGAAATAAGAGCGACTCTGGAAACAGCAAAGCATTATCCACATAAGAAACTCTGGGTTGTTTTCCAGCCCCATACTTATACACGTACCAGAGCGTTTTTAGACGAATTTGCAGAATCCTTATCCTTAGCGGATGAGGTAATCCTGGCAGATATTTATGCGGCCAGAGAAACCGACAATTTAGGCATCAGTTCCAGAGATATTGCAGATAGAATCGAGAAAATGGGAGTAAAAGTACACTACATCCCATCTTTTGAAGAAATAGAAACATTTATTTTAGAAAATTGTATACACGGTGATTTGTTGATAACTATGGGAGCCGGAGACATTGTAAAAGTGGGAGAAAACCTGTTAGGAGTATAG
- a CDS encoding QueT transporter family protein has protein sequence MNYKSSGKTYFLVFSAAIAAIYTVLTMVFAPISFGPIQFRISEILCILPFFTPAAIPGLFIGCLLSNFLCGAALLDVIFGSLATLIGAIGSYMLRKNQWLVCIPPIVANTIVIPWVLRFAYGSQDFIWYAMVTVGMGEILAIGVLGNLFLGVLTRYKHIIFGRFITE, from the coding sequence ATGAATTACAAATCTTCAGGGAAAACTTATTTCTTGGTTTTTTCCGCAGCCATTGCAGCCATCTATACCGTGCTGACCATGGTCTTTGCACCCATCAGCTTTGGTCCCATTCAGTTTCGGATTTCAGAGATTCTCTGCATCCTTCCCTTTTTTACCCCGGCGGCGATTCCAGGCTTATTCATCGGGTGTCTGCTGTCAAACTTTTTATGCGGTGCGGCTTTGCTTGATGTAATTTTTGGAAGTCTTGCTACGCTGATCGGAGCCATTGGCTCTTATATGCTGCGTAAAAATCAGTGGCTGGTATGCATTCCCCCAATCGTAGCCAATACCATCGTCATTCCCTGGGTTCTGCGCTTTGCCTACGGCTCCCAGGATTTTATCTGGTATGCCATGGTGACGGTTGGAATGGGAGAAATACTTGCTATTGGAGTTCTCGGTAATCTTTTTTTAGGCGTATTGACCCGCTACAAGCACATAATCTTTGGACGTTTTATAACAGAATAA
- a CDS encoding putative holin-like toxin → MLMFDFKDLMQFGMFIIALLAFIYSLIKK, encoded by the coding sequence ATGCTGATGTTTGACTTTAAGGACTTAATGCAGTTCGGAATGTTCATCATTGCATTGCTTGCCTTTATCTATTCGCTGATAAAGAAGTAA
- a CDS encoding type II CAAX endopeptidase family protein, whose protein sequence is MKDGLTKNPVKCILVIYMICFLFRILEYMVIRTDYSIFGEAFLHKLTGIIILALTLRYFSLSWSSVGFTSKLVVRYLLYGLTLGAAVYLAAYGSEILIQQLNGNNPELQIYVTSYGIHGNTRIQTGLLFFIFCVVGNIINVIMEEGIFRGLFIRMLETRCTFLKAAFISSILFGFWHIAAPMRSLLDGEISGTGMILSAIMLILTTGITGVKFCLLTKITGSLWMAMADHFFNNTIINLLHITTSSGIDEMQVIRISIAQTVSFLIVLFIYIKSRANQKITFRT, encoded by the coding sequence ATGAAAGATGGGCTAACTAAAAATCCGGTGAAATGCATCTTGGTCATTTATATGATATGTTTTCTATTTAGAATATTGGAATATATGGTAATTCGTACAGATTACAGTATATTTGGAGAAGCATTCCTTCATAAGCTGACAGGAATTATAATACTAGCTTTGACACTGCGTTACTTTTCTCTCAGCTGGTCAAGTGTAGGATTTACAAGCAAGTTGGTTGTTAGATATTTGCTTTATGGTTTGACTTTAGGTGCTGCTGTTTATCTTGCTGCATATGGATCTGAAATTTTGATACAGCAGTTAAACGGTAATAATCCTGAGTTGCAAATCTATGTGACTAGCTATGGAATTCATGGCAATACGAGAATCCAGACTGGATTGTTATTTTTTATTTTTTGCGTGGTGGGGAATATAATTAATGTCATTATGGAAGAAGGCATCTTCAGGGGACTCTTTATTCGAATGTTAGAGACCAGATGTACGTTTCTAAAAGCAGCCTTTATTTCCTCCATACTCTTTGGTTTCTGGCATATTGCAGCTCCTATGCGCAGTCTGCTGGATGGAGAAATAAGTGGTACAGGAATGATATTGTCAGCAATTATGCTTATATTAACAACAGGAATTACAGGTGTAAAGTTTTGTTTGCTGACTAAAATTACTGGGTCACTTTGGATGGCTATGGCAGATCATTTTTTTAATAACACCATAATTAATCTTTTACATATAACCACCAGCTCTGGTATCGATGAAATGCAGGTGATCCGAATTTCAATTGCTCAAACGGTATCATTCTTAATCGTACTTTTTATTTATATAAAAAGCAGAGCGAATCAAAAGATAACATTTCGTACTTAG
- a CDS encoding AAC(3) family N-acetyltransferase → MFTKNELIQHLKDMGIMPDDTLLVHSSMKSIGEVEGGADTVLDAFMEYLSEGLLILPTHTWYSMSEYHNEYDPRIEPACVGILPNLFRKREGVLRSLHPTHSVAVYGKDSEAFIEGEENQPTPCSTTSCYTRLMERNGKILLLGVGHERNTFIHCVEEHLNVPERLTKEPTYFKIVMPGGHIKPSFVYRHDNPVTDHISENYTKLEQAFYDRNAAVKTRFGDASCILCETKGIFEVTKNVLSHQINCLIELDTIPKEWWQKK, encoded by the coding sequence ATGTTTACGAAAAATGAGTTAATACAGCATTTGAAGGATATGGGAATTATGCCTGATGATACACTTCTCGTACATTCTTCCATGAAATCCATTGGTGAAGTAGAAGGAGGGGCGGATACGGTTCTTGATGCTTTTATGGAATACTTATCAGAGGGTCTTCTTATTTTACCAACCCATACCTGGTATTCCATGTCCGAGTATCATAATGAGTATGATCCAAGAATCGAGCCAGCCTGCGTCGGTATTTTACCCAACCTTTTCAGGAAGAGAGAAGGCGTATTAAGATCTCTTCACCCGACTCACAGCGTAGCTGTGTATGGAAAGGATAGTGAAGCGTTTATCGAAGGGGAAGAAAACCAACCCACCCCCTGTTCCACCACTAGCTGCTACACCCGTCTCATGGAAAGAAACGGCAAAATCCTGCTTCTTGGGGTTGGACATGAGAGAAATACGTTTATCCACTGTGTGGAAGAGCACTTAAATGTACCAGAGCGCCTGACAAAGGAACCTACTTATTTCAAGATTGTGATGCCAGGCGGACACATAAAGCCTTCCTTCGTATACCGGCATGACAATCCAGTTACGGACCATATTTCAGAAAATTACACAAAGCTGGAACAAGCTTTCTACGATAGAAATGCAGCAGTGAAAACAAGATTCGGAGATGCCTCCTGTATCTTGTGCGAAACGAAAGGGATTTTTGAGGTGACAAAGAACGTGCTGTCCCATCAGATCAACTGTCTCATAGAATTGGATACCATTCCAAAAGAGTGGTGGCAGAAGAAATAA
- a CDS encoding PadR family transcriptional regulator — MDKRYMALGTSMLVLKLLKQQSMYGYQIIRELEQQSQNVFRLQEGTLYPVLHILEQQGAVTSFQRTSENGRLRKYYALTTHGETMLDEKLKEWEIYQTAINQVIGGVLFE; from the coding sequence ATGGATAAACGCTATATGGCCCTTGGAACTTCCATGCTGGTTCTAAAGCTTTTAAAACAGCAAAGTATGTATGGTTATCAGATCATTCGTGAGCTGGAACAACAGAGCCAGAATGTTTTTAGACTTCAGGAAGGTACTCTCTATCCTGTCCTTCACATCTTAGAACAGCAAGGAGCCGTTACCAGCTTTCAACGAACTTCGGAAAATGGCCGTCTACGTAAATATTACGCGCTCACCACACATGGTGAAACAATGCTGGATGAAAAATTGAAGGAGTGGGAGATTTATCAGACTGCTATTAACCAGGTAATAGGAGGTGTTTTATTTGAGTAA